The Caldanaerobius fijiensis DSM 17918 DNA segment TCACTGGCTAAAATAAATCCCTCACTTCATGTGACCATGGTGGATATAAATCAGAGAGCTGTGGAATTAGCTATAAAGAATGCAAAGGCAAATAAAATAGATAATGTGACGATATTTAAAAGCGATGGGTTTTCTGAAGTCACAGGGCTTTTTGATTACATCGTGACAAATCCTCCTATACGGGCAGGGAAAGAAGTGGTACATTCTATTTTAGAGCAAAGCATAGAGCATTTAAGAGAAGGCGGGTTGTTGTATGTGGTCATACAGAAAAAGCAAGGAGGCCCTTCAGCTGTAGATAAATTGATGTACGTCTATGGAAATTGCGAGAAAATAGTCAAAAGCGGGGGATACTGGGTATTGCGCTCGAGAAAAGATTGACCAAAGGATTGTCCTCAATTGCTGTCATGGATTTTGCATAATTAGTATATGTTGATGTCACACTATATTCAGGTGAATAAGATATGCATAGAGAAAAGATTTATCCATGGCAGCTTTTTAGCCTCATTTTTATATTTGAATTGGGCAGCGCGGTTCTGTTTGCATTGGGCATACAGGCAAAACAGGATATCTG contains these protein-coding regions:
- a CDS encoding class I SAM-dependent methyltransferase; translation: MEHYFSENPSTTHELRRFEYEVKGHKIFFTTDKGVFSRLYVDKGSDLMINAMPENLSGYLLDMGCGYGAIGLSLAKINPSLHVTMVDINQRAVELAIKNAKANKIDNVTIFKSDGFSEVTGLFDYIVTNPPIRAGKEVVHSILEQSIEHLREGGLLYVVIQKKQGGPSAVDKLMYVYGNCEKIVKSGGYWVLRSRKD